From a single Cytophagales bacterium WSM2-2 genomic region:
- the sodA_2 gene encoding superoxide dismutase: MAFTLPALPYAFNALEPHIDARTMEIHHGKHHNAYVTNLNNAVAGKPEESLSIEEICKNISKYPAAVRNNGGGHYNHSLFWTIMGPNAGGAPSGALADAINAAFGNFDEFKTKFAAAGTGRFGSGWAWLIKDGSGKLAITSTPNQDNPLMDVAEVKGTPILGLDVWEHAYYLNYQNRRPDYITAFWSVVNWSEVAKRFAAK, translated from the coding sequence ATGGCATTTACACTCCCCGCGCTTCCTTATGCATTCAATGCATTGGAGCCTCACATCGATGCACGCACCATGGAAATACATCATGGAAAACATCATAACGCTTACGTTACGAATCTCAATAATGCGGTTGCCGGCAAGCCAGAAGAAAGCCTGAGCATTGAAGAGATATGTAAGAATATTTCAAAATACCCCGCAGCCGTTCGCAACAATGGTGGCGGACACTATAACCATAGCCTGTTCTGGACGATCATGGGGCCGAATGCGGGTGGTGCGCCAAGTGGCGCCTTGGCAGATGCGATCAATGCTGCTTTTGGAAACTTTGATGAATTCAAAACCAAATTCGCAGCTGCAGGTACCGGCCGCTTTGGTTCAGGTTGGGCGTGGCTTATCAAAGATGGCTCCGGCAAACTGGCAATTACTTCCACACCTAATCAGGATAATCCGTTGATGGATGTAGCTGAAGTGAAGGGCACTCCGATCCTTGGGCTAGACGTATGGGAGCATGCCTATTACCTCAACTACCAAAACCGGAGACCGGATTACATCACGGCTTTCTGGAGCGTGGTTAATTGGAGTGAAGTGGCGAAACGTTTTGCCGCAAAATAG
- the uvrB gene encoding UvrABC system protein B, translated as MDFKLTSDYVPTGDQPNAIKQLVKGLEEGELHQTLLGVTGSGKTFTIANVIAQLNRPALILSHNKTLAAQLYGEFRQFFPENAVEYFISYYDYYQPEAYIPSSNLYIEKDLSINEEIEKLRLSATASLLTGRRDVVVVASVSCIYGIGNPEEFGKNRIELGVGQIIPRNKLLFTLVDILYSRTEAEFKRGTFRVKGDTVDVFLAYADYAVRFYFFGDEIEAIQNIEPSTGKKISDEKRITIFPANLFVTGKELLNLAIREIQDDMVLQVQAHEHERKFLEAKRLKERTEFDMEMMRELGYCSGIENYSRYFDRRKAGARPFCLLDYFPNDYLMIIDESHVTIPQIRAMWGGDRSRKVNLVDYGFRLSAAMDNRPLTFNEFEAMINQTIYVSATPSEYELRKSEGVVVEQLIRPTGLLDPEIDVRPSKNQIDDLLEEIDERVKKKERVLVTTLTKRMAEELTKFLERAAVKCRYIHSEVETLDRVEILRELRLGVFDVLVGVNLLREGLDLPEVSLVAIMDADKEGFLRNVRSLVQTIGRAARNENGRVIMYADKMTESMRIAIDETNRRRKVQIDYNTANGITPRTILKSKEAILGQTKVADSKRSIKKYYVEDEEKSLAADPVMAYLSKDELTKMIDRAKKAMEKAAKDLEFMEAARLRDEYLALQKLIENKK; from the coding sequence ATGGACTTTAAACTCACGAGCGATTATGTTCCTACGGGAGACCAGCCGAATGCAATCAAACAACTGGTCAAAGGTCTTGAAGAGGGCGAGTTGCATCAAACCTTACTGGGGGTTACAGGATCGGGCAAGACCTTCACCATTGCCAATGTTATTGCTCAGCTCAACCGCCCTGCATTAATTCTAAGCCACAACAAAACATTAGCGGCTCAGCTATATGGAGAATTTCGACAATTCTTTCCCGAAAACGCGGTAGAATATTTCATCTCCTACTATGATTACTATCAGCCCGAAGCGTATATCCCGTCTTCAAACCTGTACATCGAGAAGGATCTCTCTATCAATGAAGAAATTGAGAAGCTACGATTAAGTGCCACTGCTTCACTTCTCACTGGTAGACGCGATGTCGTAGTGGTAGCCTCAGTCAGTTGCATCTATGGTATTGGCAACCCGGAAGAGTTTGGTAAAAACAGGATTGAGCTCGGAGTTGGTCAAATTATTCCACGCAATAAACTTTTGTTTACGCTGGTTGATATTTTGTACAGTCGAACGGAAGCTGAATTTAAGCGCGGTACTTTCAGGGTAAAAGGTGACACGGTGGATGTTTTCCTTGCTTACGCGGATTATGCTGTTCGCTTTTACTTTTTTGGTGATGAAATTGAAGCTATCCAGAATATTGAACCCTCCACCGGAAAGAAAATATCTGACGAAAAACGGATTACTATTTTTCCGGCGAATCTCTTTGTTACAGGAAAAGAACTTTTAAATCTCGCTATCCGGGAAATTCAGGATGACATGGTTCTGCAAGTGCAGGCGCACGAACACGAGAGAAAATTTCTGGAGGCTAAGCGTCTGAAAGAGCGGACGGAGTTTGACATGGAAATGATGCGTGAGCTTGGCTACTGCAGCGGCATTGAAAATTATTCAAGGTATTTTGACCGCAGGAAAGCCGGAGCTCGTCCCTTCTGCTTATTGGATTATTTTCCTAACGACTACTTGATGATCATTGACGAGAGTCATGTGACTATCCCACAAATTCGCGCCATGTGGGGCGGTGATCGATCAAGAAAAGTGAATCTCGTTGATTATGGTTTCCGGCTGTCGGCTGCCATGGACAACCGTCCTTTGACATTCAATGAGTTTGAAGCTATGATAAATCAAACCATTTATGTCAGCGCCACACCTTCTGAGTATGAGCTGAGAAAATCTGAGGGTGTTGTGGTAGAACAATTGATTCGTCCTACTGGCTTGCTTGATCCTGAAATTGATGTAAGGCCAAGTAAAAATCAAATTGACGACCTGCTGGAGGAAATCGATGAGCGTGTAAAGAAAAAAGAGCGCGTGCTGGTTACTACGCTTACCAAACGTATGGCCGAAGAACTCACGAAGTTCCTGGAGCGGGCAGCTGTTAAATGCCGCTACATCCACAGCGAGGTAGAAACACTCGACCGCGTAGAAATCTTGCGCGAACTCAGACTTGGTGTATTTGACGTGCTTGTTGGAGTAAATCTTCTCCGCGAAGGATTGGATTTGCCCGAAGTCTCCCTTGTTGCGATCATGGATGCTGACAAGGAAGGTTTCCTTCGTAATGTGCGGTCACTCGTCCAGACCATTGGGCGTGCCGCACGCAATGAAAACGGCCGTGTGATCATGTATGCGGACAAAATGACTGAGTCGATGCGAATTGCCATAGATGAAACTAATCGCAGGAGAAAGGTGCAGATAGATTATAACACGGCTAATGGAATAACGCCACGTACAATTCTTAAATCGAAGGAAGCAATCCTTGGTCAAACGAAAGTCGCGGACTCCAAACGCTCGATCAAAAAATACTATGTGGAAGATGAGGAGAAATCACTGGCGGCTGATCCGGTAATGGCTTACCTCTCAAAAGATGAGCTGACAAAAATGATCGATCGCGCCAAAAAGGCGATGGAGAAAGCGGCAAAAGATCTGGAGTTTATGGAGGCTGCACGTCTTCGCGATGAATACCTTGCTCTTCAGAAATTGATCGAAAATAAAAAATAG
- the gapA1 gene encoding type I glyceraldehyde-3-phosphate dehydrogenase has translation MSSGLNPSTRIAINGMGRIGRTMLRLLHQKGASKNIIALNDIMPKENLIYLLKFDSIRGAFPGEIVSTTDGIRVDGHEILYSQQENIEDIPWRNHSIEITIEATGLFTQQAEASRHLALGTKKILLTTFSKDVPTTVLGVNHKVVSGSTKIISPGDCTINCVAPLINLIDRNYGLDSVHVNVIQAYTTRQELIDRPYKGLRRGRAAGHSIIPFEVNISPILESIFPALKGKIESMSTRVPVPCGAIADISVLLKKNADANAINTLIESASRNELKNISSVTFDPIVSTDVLNNSHSSTVDGSLTRVTDKHMKLMAWFDNEWGYASRLMDWLSLL, from the coding sequence ATGTCATCAGGATTGAATCCGTCAACACGTATTGCTATCAATGGAATGGGAAGGATCGGACGCACAATGCTCCGGTTGCTTCATCAGAAGGGAGCCAGCAAAAATATTATTGCACTCAATGATATTATGCCAAAAGAAAATTTGATCTATCTCCTGAAGTTTGATTCTATTCGTGGGGCATTTCCAGGTGAGATCGTGTCAACGACTGATGGAATTCGTGTTGATGGCCATGAGATACTTTATTCACAACAAGAAAATATAGAGGACATTCCATGGAGAAATCATTCCATTGAGATCACGATAGAAGCCACCGGACTTTTCACTCAACAAGCTGAAGCATCACGTCATTTAGCGCTCGGAACAAAAAAGATTCTTCTAACAACGTTTAGTAAAGACGTTCCCACAACCGTACTGGGAGTAAATCATAAGGTGGTGAGTGGCAGCACTAAAATAATCTCACCCGGTGATTGCACGATTAATTGTGTAGCGCCATTGATTAATTTGATTGATAGGAACTATGGTCTCGATTCCGTTCATGTCAATGTTATTCAAGCGTACACTACTCGCCAGGAACTGATCGACAGACCTTACAAGGGTTTGAGAAGAGGAAGGGCAGCGGGTCATTCGATCATTCCATTCGAAGTGAATATCTCCCCGATATTGGAGAGTATTTTCCCAGCGCTTAAAGGCAAAATCGAATCTATGTCTACCCGGGTGCCGGTACCGTGTGGAGCGATTGCCGACATTTCAGTCCTGCTGAAAAAGAATGCAGACGCGAATGCAATCAATACACTCATCGAAAGTGCCTCAAGAAATGAATTGAAAAATATCTCATCAGTTACTTTTGATCCGATCGTTTCAACGGATGTTTTAAACAACTCTCACTCAAGCACTGTTGACGGCAGCCTTACACGCGTCACAGACAAGCATATGAAACTGATGGCCTGGTTTGACAACGAATGGGGATATGCCAGCCGCCTGATGGACTGGCTTTCATTGCTATAG
- a CDS encoding phosphosulfolactate synthase, with product MNYTLNNLPERTTKPRQTGFTMAMDKGLSVREAEDFMSVASSHVDIVKLGWATSYVTPNLAEKIKVYKDAGVPCYFGGTLFEAFIIRNQFDDYRKVLDKYDLAYAEVSDGSIDLDHDKKLDYITKLSKQVTVLSEVGSKDADKIIPPYMWIELMQKELDAGAWKVIGEAREGGNVGLFRSSGEVRSGLVQEILTKIPFEKIIWEAPQKAQQVWFIQLLGANVNLGNIAPNEVIPLETIRLGLRGDTFLHFLGIERKKDKTAPPFHAD from the coding sequence ATGAACTACACATTAAACAATTTACCTGAGCGCACTACCAAGCCCAGACAAACCGGTTTTACCATGGCGATGGACAAAGGCTTAAGTGTCCGTGAAGCCGAAGACTTCATGAGTGTCGCTTCAAGCCATGTCGACATCGTAAAACTCGGTTGGGCCACTTCTTACGTTACTCCCAATCTTGCGGAAAAAATAAAAGTATATAAGGATGCCGGAGTGCCATGTTATTTTGGGGGAACTCTTTTTGAAGCATTCATCATCAGAAATCAATTTGACGATTATCGAAAAGTGCTTGACAAATACGACCTCGCTTATGCCGAGGTTTCAGACGGTTCCATCGACCTCGATCACGATAAAAAACTTGACTACATCACCAAGCTTTCCAAGCAAGTAACCGTATTGAGTGAAGTTGGTTCCAAAGATGCAGACAAAATTATTCCACCTTACATGTGGATCGAGCTCATGCAAAAAGAGCTTGACGCGGGTGCCTGGAAGGTAATTGGTGAAGCCCGTGAAGGAGGTAATGTAGGGTTGTTCCGTTCTTCCGGTGAAGTAAGATCAGGTCTGGTGCAGGAGATATTGACTAAAATCCCCTTTGAAAAAATCATTTGGGAAGCTCCTCAAAAAGCACAACAGGTTTGGTTTATTCAACTGCTCGGAGCCAACGTAAATTTGGGAAACATAGCACCCAATGAAGTGATCCCATTGGAGACAATAAGGTTGGGATTGCGTGGAGATACTTTTCTTCATTTTCTTGGCATCGAAAGGAAAAAGGATAAGACAGCACCGCCTTTTCACGCAGACTAA
- the aroE gene encoding shikimate 5-dehydrogenase, which produces MEKKFGLIGSTVSHSFSKSYFDEKFFREGLRDCHYDLYALNSVDELKKLLSENPELCGLNVTIPYKEQVLKYLTDIDSNAKNIGAVNVIKIQNGSLKGFNTDSDAFYETIERWFPSVKDAKALVLGTGGSSKAVQQALKKLAIPFELVSREKEKGNHTYESLERDKKIISGANLIINTTPLGMSPATNNFPPIDYDLITPKHYVYDLIYNPARTMFIQKAEMRGANVKNGLEMLQIQAEKAWSIWNN; this is translated from the coding sequence ATGGAAAAGAAATTTGGCTTGATTGGATCAACTGTTAGTCATTCATTTTCAAAATCATACTTCGATGAAAAATTTTTCCGGGAAGGGTTGCGCGATTGCCACTACGATCTGTATGCACTTAATTCGGTTGACGAGCTAAAAAAACTTCTCTCTGAAAATCCTGAACTCTGCGGACTTAACGTGACAATACCGTACAAAGAGCAAGTTCTAAAATACCTGACAGACATAGATTCCAATGCCAAGAACATTGGAGCAGTCAATGTAATTAAGATACAAAACGGCAGCCTGAAAGGTTTCAATACAGACAGTGACGCTTTTTACGAAACCATCGAGCGTTGGTTCCCCAGCGTTAAAGACGCAAAAGCCCTGGTACTTGGAACCGGTGGATCCTCCAAAGCAGTACAACAAGCCTTGAAAAAACTCGCGATTCCATTTGAGTTAGTATCACGCGAAAAAGAAAAAGGCAATCACACCTACGAGAGTCTTGAGCGAGATAAAAAAATTATTTCGGGTGCTAATCTGATCATCAATACGACACCGCTTGGAATGTCACCGGCCACGAACAACTTCCCCCCTATCGACTACGATTTGATTACACCAAAGCACTACGTGTACGACTTGATCTATAACCCGGCCAGAACCATGTTCATTCAAAAGGCGGAAATGCGGGGTGCTAATGTGAAGAATGGCCTCGAGATGCTACAGATCCAGGCTGAGAAAGCATGGTCTATCTGGAACAATTGA
- a CDS encoding GntR family transcriptional regulator produces the protein MLTLAKKNTKKFIPRDHKYTTVADRIGRLIENGALKVGDKLLSVRALSKEQDISLSTAFQAYYHLEAKGLIEARPQSGYYVKFSPRHGLSLPKSCEPCDEVVPVTLDDMISSVYSDLRSDKLLQFSMGAPDHSLLPASKLNKSVMQAIRNSKDSCLNYEHVQGNPVLRKQIARLSFNWGGALSEEDVVVTAGCMEALNLCLMATTKPGDAVAIESPTYFGIFRAMENLGLKVVEVPTNPETGINLEYLEHAIERFNIKACLFVTNFNNPLGSCMPDENKKWLVEMLAKKDIPLIEDDIYGELFFGKKRPTTCKTFDKKGMVLQCGSFSKSLTPGYRIGWAVPGKFKENFIRMKRMNNVSTNTLAQAAIAHFLQNGRYELHLRHLRKALHTQCLKYVQAVTEFFPEDTRITRPQGGFALWVEMNKKVDAFKLHKRALKHNIGVAPGHIFSNSGQFPNYFRISYGLPWSDRVEEGISTLGELVRKP, from the coding sequence ATGCTCACCCTTGCAAAAAAGAACACCAAAAAATTTATTCCGCGCGATCACAAGTACACTACTGTTGCAGATCGTATCGGGAGACTTATTGAAAACGGAGCATTGAAAGTAGGAGATAAGCTTTTGTCCGTTCGTGCTTTGAGCAAAGAGCAAGACATCAGTTTGAGCACAGCTTTCCAGGCTTACTATCATCTGGAGGCAAAGGGTCTGATCGAAGCGCGTCCGCAATCGGGGTATTATGTAAAATTTTCTCCGCGCCACGGACTCTCACTGCCCAAGAGCTGTGAACCTTGCGATGAAGTTGTACCGGTAACTCTTGACGATATGATTTCAAGCGTGTACAGTGATCTTCGTTCGGATAAGTTGCTTCAGTTTTCGATGGGTGCCCCAGACCATTCACTTTTGCCGGCCTCCAAACTCAACAAGTCGGTGATGCAGGCCATACGCAATTCGAAAGACAGTTGCCTGAATTATGAACACGTGCAGGGAAACCCGGTGTTGAGAAAACAAATCGCCAGGCTTTCATTTAACTGGGGAGGCGCTTTGAGTGAAGAAGATGTAGTAGTTACAGCCGGATGCATGGAGGCCCTCAACCTCTGTCTTATGGCTACCACCAAGCCGGGAGATGCAGTTGCCATTGAAAGCCCCACTTACTTCGGAATTTTCAGGGCGATGGAGAATTTAGGATTGAAAGTGGTTGAGGTACCAACTAATCCGGAAACGGGGATTAACCTCGAATATCTTGAACATGCAATCGAGCGGTTCAATATCAAAGCTTGTCTGTTCGTGACCAACTTCAACAACCCGCTCGGGTCGTGTATGCCCGACGAAAACAAAAAATGGTTAGTGGAAATGCTTGCTAAGAAGGATATCCCATTGATTGAAGATGACATTTACGGAGAGCTCTTTTTCGGAAAGAAGCGTCCGACCACCTGTAAGACTTTCGATAAGAAAGGAATGGTGCTGCAATGCGGATCATTTTCTAAATCGCTGACTCCGGGTTATCGGATCGGTTGGGCGGTGCCGGGAAAATTCAAAGAGAATTTCATCCGCATGAAGCGAATGAATAATGTCTCCACGAATACGCTGGCTCAGGCGGCCATAGCACACTTTCTGCAGAATGGCAGGTATGAATTGCACCTTCGCCACCTGCGTAAGGCACTGCACACACAATGTCTGAAGTATGTTCAGGCTGTAACCGAATTCTTTCCTGAAGATACCCGCATCACCAGGCCACAAGGCGGATTCGCGCTTTGGGTGGAGATGAACAAAAAAGTGGATGCATTTAAACTGCATAAGAGGGCGTTGAAGCACAACATTGGAGTTGCCCCAGGTCACATTTTCTCCAACTCGGGGCAGTTTCCGAACTATTTCCGGATCAGCTACGGGTTGCCATGGAGTGATCGTGTGGAAGAAGGGATCAGTACATTGGGAGAGTTGGTACGGAAACCCTAG
- a CDS encoding oxidoreductase has protein sequence MDRTLILLLFILSFQKTIGQYQWKNTDVAIKSSFRALSVIDNSVAWVGGTKGTIGRTRDGGKTFSFRQVPGCETLDFRSVYAFDSLNVVIANAGSPAYILRTNDGGKSWKQVYKNEIKEAFIDGIDFWSDKKGMIYGDPINGRMLMISTSDGGMTWGDVPEDQRPLLKEGEASFAASGTGIRCFEKKKIAITTGGKISRLWNSEDAGMTWTVSDLPILQGIESAGAFSSVFWGKKGVVVGGDYKNEAQTGQHVYVTTDKRKTWTLPIKPTRGLREAVEFLGNDYLIAVGPQGADLSNDGGLNWTALSDEKGFHTIRKARDGSLIIAAGNGKISVITKK, from the coding sequence ATGGATAGAACACTCATTCTGCTCTTATTCATTTTGTCATTCCAAAAAACAATTGGCCAATACCAATGGAAAAATACAGATGTCGCGATCAAGTCTTCGTTCCGTGCATTATCCGTAATTGATAATAGCGTTGCATGGGTCGGTGGAACAAAAGGTACCATTGGGCGAACACGCGATGGAGGGAAAACTTTTTCATTTCGCCAGGTTCCAGGATGTGAAACCCTTGACTTTCGTTCGGTCTATGCATTTGATTCACTTAATGTAGTGATCGCCAATGCAGGCTCACCCGCGTACATCCTGCGAACCAATGACGGAGGTAAATCGTGGAAACAGGTTTATAAAAATGAAATAAAGGAAGCATTTATTGACGGTATAGATTTTTGGAGTGATAAGAAAGGAATGATCTACGGTGATCCAATCAATGGCAGAATGTTGATGATCTCAACCAGCGATGGTGGAATGACATGGGGCGATGTGCCAGAAGATCAACGTCCTCTTTTGAAAGAAGGAGAAGCATCCTTTGCTGCAAGCGGTACCGGCATCCGCTGTTTTGAGAAAAAGAAAATTGCGATTACTACCGGTGGCAAAATTTCACGACTCTGGAATTCAGAGGATGCTGGTATGACATGGACTGTATCTGATTTACCCATTCTTCAGGGAATTGAAAGTGCCGGAGCATTTTCATCTGTCTTTTGGGGAAAGAAGGGAGTTGTTGTAGGAGGTGACTACAAGAATGAAGCTCAAACCGGTCAACACGTGTATGTCACCACAGACAAAAGAAAAACGTGGACATTACCAATCAAGCCCACCCGTGGGCTTCGTGAAGCGGTAGAATTCCTTGGTAATGATTATTTGATTGCCGTAGGTCCGCAAGGGGCAGATCTTTCCAATGATGGCGGCTTGAACTGGACAGCTCTATCCGATGAAAAAGGTTTTCACACCATACGCAAAGCACGTGATGGTTCACTGATCATTGCTGCTGGCAATGGAAAAATTAGTGTGATCACTAAAAAATAA